The following are from one region of the Sandaracinus amylolyticus genome:
- a CDS encoding M48 family metallopeptidase — translation MRTMADGRLALALVAALAVPACVSTVSTQREVAMGMQASEEIEQEMPILDDPAITTYVTDLGRRLLVGAGGARDVPWQFRVVDTDQINAFALPGGFIYVTRGLVEEAETMSELAGPLAHEIAHVEHRHGVQQMTRMQSTALGATLAYVLLGREPGQLEQAALGAGAGAIFASYSRDDEREADASAVEYTTNAGIDPSGLTRFFATLAAEEEERGVLERWFATHPMTEDRLEATQAAIAAKPSADLEIDEPAFQRIKARLRSLPPPVDHEGSR, via the coding sequence ATGCGCACGATGGCCGACGGTCGGCTCGCGCTCGCGCTGGTCGCCGCGCTCGCGGTGCCTGCGTGCGTGAGCACGGTGTCCACCCAGCGCGAGGTCGCGATGGGGATGCAGGCCTCGGAGGAGATCGAGCAGGAGATGCCGATCCTCGACGACCCCGCGATCACGACCTACGTGACCGACCTCGGCCGCCGACTGCTCGTCGGTGCCGGCGGCGCGCGCGACGTGCCCTGGCAGTTCCGGGTCGTCGACACCGATCAGATCAACGCGTTCGCGCTGCCCGGTGGGTTCATCTACGTGACCCGCGGGCTCGTCGAGGAGGCCGAGACGATGTCGGAGCTCGCGGGCCCGCTGGCGCACGAGATCGCGCATGTGGAGCACCGCCACGGCGTCCAGCAGATGACGCGCATGCAGAGCACCGCGCTCGGCGCGACGCTCGCGTACGTGCTGCTCGGTCGTGAGCCCGGTCAGCTCGAGCAGGCCGCGCTCGGCGCGGGCGCGGGCGCGATCTTCGCGAGCTACAGCCGCGACGACGAGCGCGAGGCCGATGCCTCGGCGGTGGAGTACACGACGAACGCAGGGATCGATCCCTCGGGGCTGACGCGCTTCTTCGCGACGCTCGCCGCCGAAGAAGAGGAGCGTGGCGTGCTCGAGCGATGGTTCGCGACGCACCCGATGACCGAGGATCGGCTGGAGGCGACGCAGGCCGCGATCGCTGCGAAGCCGAGCGCCGACCTCGAGATCGACGAGCCGGCGTTCCAGCGGATCAAGGCGCGGCTGCGATCGCTCCCGCCGCCCGTCGATCACGAGGGATCGCGATAA
- a CDS encoding ABA4-like family protein has product MDTLDHVFLALNYSVVPAWLLLVFAPRWRGTERLVFSGLVPLLLGIAYTILLFGDHPGPQGSHFFTLDGVMRIFTTRQTVIACWVHYLIFDLFVGAWEVRDARRLGIPHLAVVPSLVLTLMFGPVGLLSWIAVRGVMRRRFSFVET; this is encoded by the coding sequence GTGGACACGCTCGATCACGTCTTCCTGGCGCTCAACTACTCGGTGGTGCCCGCGTGGCTGCTGCTCGTCTTCGCGCCGCGATGGCGGGGCACCGAGCGGCTCGTGTTCTCGGGGCTCGTGCCGCTGTTGCTCGGCATCGCGTACACGATCCTGCTCTTCGGTGATCACCCCGGCCCGCAGGGCTCGCACTTCTTCACGCTCGACGGCGTGATGCGGATCTTCACCACGCGACAGACCGTGATCGCGTGCTGGGTGCACTACCTGATCTTCGATCTCTTCGTCGGTGCGTGGGAGGTGCGCGACGCGCGGCGCCTCGGGATCCCGCACCTCGCGGTCGTGCCCTCGCTCGTGCTCACGCTGATGTTCGGGCCGGTGGGCTTGCTGTCGTGGATCGCGGTGCGCGGCGTGATGCGACGGCGCTTCTCGTTCGTCGAGACCTGA
- a CDS encoding DUF1295 domain-containing protein: MFAVYGALAAAALCWVLSLFTRECSWVDRIWSIVPPLYVAWFAWCAGFGDARLVLMTVLVAAWGARLTFNFARKGGYAAGGEDYRWAVLRERMSPAAFQAFNFGFIALYQNVLLLLITLPAWAALEHGVGTPLNAIDVIAALLFVAFLAGETIADEQQWRFHQDKHARKARGERVEREFLTTGLFRYSRHPNFFCEQGMWWALYLFSVAAGAGWANWTIVGAVLLSLLFQGSTTFTEQITISKYPAYREYQKTTSRLLPMPPRG; the protein is encoded by the coding sequence ATGTTCGCGGTCTACGGCGCCCTCGCGGCCGCCGCCCTGTGCTGGGTCCTCTCGCTCTTCACGCGCGAGTGCTCGTGGGTCGATCGCATCTGGTCGATCGTCCCGCCGCTCTACGTCGCGTGGTTCGCGTGGTGCGCGGGCTTCGGCGACGCGCGGCTCGTGCTGATGACGGTGCTCGTCGCGGCGTGGGGCGCGCGGCTCACGTTCAACTTCGCGCGCAAGGGCGGCTATGCCGCGGGCGGCGAGGACTATCGGTGGGCCGTGCTGCGCGAGCGGATGAGCCCGGCGGCGTTCCAGGCGTTCAACTTCGGGTTCATCGCGCTCTACCAGAACGTGCTCTTGTTGCTCATCACGCTGCCCGCGTGGGCCGCGCTCGAGCACGGCGTGGGCACGCCGCTGAACGCGATCGACGTGATCGCGGCGCTGCTCTTCGTCGCGTTCCTCGCCGGCGAGACGATCGCGGACGAGCAGCAGTGGCGCTTCCACCAGGACAAGCACGCGCGGAAGGCACGCGGTGAGCGTGTGGAGCGCGAGTTCCTCACGACGGGCCTCTTCCGCTACTCGCGCCATCCGAACTTCTTCTGCGAGCAGGGGATGTGGTGGGCGCTCTACCTGTTCTCGGTGGCCGCGGGCGCGGGATGGGCCAACTGGACCATCGTGGGCGCGGTGCTGCTCTCGTTGCTCTTCCAGGGATCGACCACGTTCACCGAGCAGATCACGATCTCGAAGTACCCCGCCTACCGCGAGTACCAGAAGACGACGTCGCGCCTGCTCCCGATGCCTCCGCGCGGCTGA
- a CDS encoding GNAT family N-acetyltransferase, with product MTTTLRFRAAHHDDVPAIVALVESAYRGDASRAGWTTEADLLDGQRTDAREIAELLGSAHTRLVLAEREGSLVGCVVVKDEDESAYLGMLSVRPMLQGGGVGRALVAEAERVARDELGHRTMRMTVITQRDELIAWYARLGYTPTGDTEPFPYGDPRFGLPRRDDLVFVVLKKAL from the coding sequence GTGACGACGACCCTTCGATTCCGAGCCGCGCATCACGACGACGTGCCTGCGATCGTCGCGCTCGTGGAGAGCGCCTATCGCGGCGACGCGAGCCGCGCCGGATGGACCACCGAGGCCGATCTACTCGACGGTCAGCGCACCGACGCGAGAGAGATCGCGGAGCTGCTCGGGAGCGCGCACACGCGCCTCGTGCTCGCGGAGCGCGAGGGATCGCTGGTGGGCTGCGTGGTGGTGAAGGACGAGGACGAGAGCGCGTACCTCGGCATGCTCTCGGTGCGGCCGATGCTGCAGGGCGGAGGGGTCGGGCGCGCGCTGGTCGCGGAGGCGGAGCGCGTCGCGCGCGACGAGCTCGGTCACCGCACGATGCGCATGACGGTGATCACCCAGCGCGACGAGCTGATCGCGTGGTACGCGCGGCTCGGCTACACGCCGACCGGCGACACCGAGCCGTTCCCCTACGGCGATCCGCGCTTCGGCCTGCCGCGGCGCGACGATCTCGTGTTCGTCGTGCTCAAGAAGGCGCTCTGA
- a CDS encoding tetratricopeptide repeat protein — MRGIVSMALALAVVLGSAASGSAQEEPPEFQGLVDRGMEHYAAREYEQAIELFQQAFSMRAEPELVYNIARSYERLARRDDAIREYERFVALPGTTAELRSRAHQSIAALREEARLEAASRAPATTQPASTTPSAATPPPSETRTTQQRGSSGVGTAGWVLTGIGGAAVVAGVITGVLAVDRNAAFEDATLRSEQIQLRDEVRTYALVTDVLLIGGGVIAVTGIVLAIVGASESGEREDAATAMQVIPLVSPEVAGVGVSGRF, encoded by the coding sequence ATGCGTGGGATCGTCTCGATGGCGCTCGCGCTCGCAGTGGTGCTCGGGAGCGCTGCGTCGGGGTCGGCGCAGGAGGAGCCGCCGGAGTTCCAGGGGCTCGTCGATCGCGGCATGGAGCACTACGCCGCGCGCGAGTACGAGCAGGCGATCGAGCTCTTCCAGCAGGCGTTCTCGATGCGCGCCGAGCCGGAGCTCGTCTACAACATCGCGCGCTCGTACGAGCGCCTCGCGCGGCGTGACGATGCGATCCGCGAGTACGAGCGCTTCGTCGCGCTGCCGGGCACGACGGCGGAGCTGCGCTCGCGCGCGCACCAGTCGATCGCGGCGCTGCGCGAGGAAGCGCGGCTCGAGGCCGCGTCGCGCGCACCGGCGACCACGCAGCCCGCGAGCACGACGCCGAGCGCGGCCACCCCGCCGCCGAGCGAGACGCGCACGACGCAGCAGCGTGGATCGAGCGGCGTCGGGACCGCGGGCTGGGTGCTCACCGGCATCGGTGGCGCGGCGGTGGTCGCGGGCGTCATCACGGGCGTGCTCGCGGTCGATCGCAACGCGGCGTTCGAGGACGCGACGCTGCGCAGCGAGCAGATCCAGCTGCGCGACGAGGTCCGCACCTACGCGCTCGTGACCGACGTGCTGCTGATCGGCGGCGGCGTGATCGCGGTGACCGGGATCGTGCTCGCGATCGTCGGCGCGAGCGAGTCGGGCGAGCGCGAGGACGCGGCGACGGCGATGCAGGTGATCCCGCTGGTGAGCCCCGAGGTCGCGGGCGTCGGCGTGTCGGGTCGGTTCTGA